In Anabrus simplex isolate iqAnaSimp1 chromosome 12, ASM4041472v1, whole genome shotgun sequence, a genomic segment contains:
- the LOC136884180 gene encoding espin has translation MIELSMKVPPSFFALVLKALLLIGGVESNPGPVDKANCELCGSLLEEALKNLKNDEVAPSVKDKLLQEYKDKVYKFENEIGLKDKLLQKKMELVTQREAMLIEKEKLLQEREKLYIQTERAFMKCGASSACAGSYRKVQMATKLDATPENFHKAVCEGNWSSVRHILQTGKLSVEYRFADRKTPLLLASETGHLSLVQYLIEEARACVKATDNLKGRTALHWAACGGHCDVLMYLVKEANMNPSEKTALSETALHIAAEGGFLDVIRFLVGTAGVGIHGKGSKGMCAVHFAAKRGHLHVVKYLWEKCDKTTFGTTKDGWTPLHFACEAGHLDVVMYLVKSGAVNKSTLNRAGYKAVAYAPKSNPAIKEFLS, from the coding sequence GCCAACTGCGAGTTGTGTGGTAGCCTCTTGGAGGAAGCCCTCAAGAACCTTAAGAACGACGAGGTAGCACCTTCTGTGAAGGACAAATTACTGCAGGAATATAAGGACAAAGtctataaatttgaaaatgaaatagGATTGAAAGACAAACTGCTTCAGAAGAAGATGGAACTTGTTACCCAAAGGGAGGCCATGCTCATCGAGAAGGAGAAACTCTTGCAAGAGAGGGAAAAACTGTACATTCAGACGGAGAGGGCCTTCATGAAATGTGGAGCATCATCGGCCTGTGCTGGTTCCTACAGGAAGGTGCAGATGGCAACCAAACTCGATGCCACTCCAGAAAACTTTCACAAAGCCGTGTGTGAGGGAAACTGGTCTAGTGTAAGGCACATACTGCAGACCGGTAAATTATCCGTGGAATACAGATTTGCTGATCGCAAGACTCCTCTCCTTTTGGCCTCCGAGACTGGTCACTTGTCTCTGGTTCAATATCTCATAGAAGAAGCTCGAGCTTGTGTGAAAGCCACAGACAACTTGAAAGGGCGAACAGCTCTTCACTGGGCAGCCTGCGGTGGACACTGCGATGTCCTCATGTACCTAGTTAAGGAGGCAAACATGAATCCTTCAGAAAAGACAGCATTATCGGAAACCGCTCTGCACATAGCAGCAGAAGGTGGCTTCTTGGACGTGATTCGCTTTCTAGTGGGCACTGCCGGCGTCGGCATTCATGGCAAAGGCTCTAAAGGAATGTGTGCCGTACATTTCGCAGCTAAACGCGGACATTTGCACGTAGTTAAATATCTCTGGGAGAAATGTGACAAGACTACATTTGGCACCACGAAGGACGGCTGGACGCCTCTGCATTTCGCTTGCGAAGCCGGCCACCTCGACGTAGTGATGTACCTAGTGAAATCTGGTGCCGTGAACAAGAGCACCTTAAATCGTGCCGGATATAAAGCAGTTGCCTATGCTCCTAAAAGTAACCCTGCTATAAAAGAATTTTTGTCTTAA